The bacterium genome includes the window CGGCCTGACGGCCGATTACCCCTTCTGGCAGCAGATCGAGCTCGCTGCCGGGCGCCACTTCACCGAGTTCGAGACCGAGCACAGCCGGCCCGTCGCCGTCATCGGCGCCCGCGTCGCCCAGGACCTCTTCCCCGCTCAGGACCCGCTCGGGCGCCGCCTGCGCATCGGCGGCCGGCCTTACACGGTGATCGGCGTCGCCGCCGAGAAGGGGCGCGTGCTCGGCGAGGATCGTGACACCTTCGCGGCGATCCCCATCACCAAGGTGCTCAAGCACTACGGCCGCCACGGGCGAGACCTGAGCGTCACGATCCAGGCCAAGGCGATCGACCTCGACCACATGCCCGCGCTGCAGGAGGAGCTGGAGGCCGCGATGCGCCAGCGCCATCGCCTGCGCCCCGGCGAGCGGGCGGACTTCGAGGTGGTCGGCAGTGCCACCTTGCAGAGCCTCTGGGGGCGCCTCAAGAGCCTGCTGCTCTCGGTGCTCCTGCTCATCGTCGGCATCAGCGCGGTCGTCGCGGGGATCGTGATCATGAACATCATGCTGGTCAGCGTGCAGGAGCGCACGCGCGAGATCGGCGTGCGCAAGGCGATCGGCGCCCGCGAGGCGGACGTGCTCTGGCAGTTCCTCGTCGAGGCACTCACCCTTTCCCTGATCGGCGGCCTGATCGGCATCCTGCTCGGCTACGCCGGAGCGGCCGGCATCGCCCAGGCGAGCCCCCTGCCCTACGCCGTGCGCTTCTGGTCCGTGGTACTCGGCCTCGTGCTCGCCGTCACGGTCGGCGTCGCCTTCGGGCTCTATCCAGCGCGGCGAGCGGCGCGCCTCGACCCGGTGGAGGCGCTGCGCCATGAGTGATCGCCGCGCGCGCCTGACCGGCCTCGACGAGAACCTGCGCATGGCGGGGCGCAACCTGCGGGCGAACAAGGGCCGCTCCGCGCTGGTCGTGCTGGGCGTCGCGCTCGGCGTCACGACGCTCATGGCCGAGGTCTCGGTGATCCAGGGCTTCAAGGGCCGGCTCGAGCACGAGATCATGAGCACGGACATCACGCAGATCTACCTGACCCGCAGCGACCCCTTCGGCGAGACCGAGGACTGGATGAAGCGGCCCAAGCTGACCGTGGACGACGCGGAGGCGATCGCCGCGCTGCCCAGCGTGCGACTGGTCGATCCGCGCTCCGGCACGGGCACCGTCGCTCGCCACGGGCCGGAGAAGGCCAGCCTGATGCAGGTGGCTGGCACGAGCCTGAACTATCAGGAGGTCGAGAACGACTTCGTCGAGACGGGCCGCTTCTTCAACAGCCTCGAGTACGCGAGCGCGGCAAACGTCTGCGTGATCGGCCAGCAGCCGGCGCGCGATCTCTTCGGCGGCCGCGACCCGATCGGGCGCACGATCCGCGTCGACGAGGATCAGGAGTTCACGGTCGTCGGCATCTTCGCCAAGCGCGAGAGCATCTTCGGCTCGCTGGCCACCAACTACCTGATCGTGCCGCTCTCCACCTTCCGCAAGCACTTCCCCTGGGCGGACGAGCTGAACATCGTCGTCACGCCCGAGGGCAACGATCGGCTCGATCGGGCGCGGGAGGAAGTCGAAGGCCTGATGCGCATCCGGCACAAGCTGGGCCCGGGCAAGGAGAACGACTTCGCCGTCAGCACGCAGAACATGGCCGTGGATTTCACGCGCAAGGTGACGGGTCCGCTGACGCTGGTCGGCGTCGTGCTCGCCTCGATCGGGCTCATGGTGGGCGGCATCGGCGTCATCACGATCATGCTGGTCAGCGTGCAGGAGCGCACGCGCGAGATCGGCCTGCGCATGGCCGTCGGCGCCACGCGGCGGGACATCCTGCAGCTCTTCCTCGTCGAGGCGGCCGCGCTCACGGGCATGGGCGGCGCAATCGGCGTCGTCTGCGGACTCCTCATCGGCTGGCTCCTGCACCTGACGATGCGTCTGCCCGCCAGCGTGCCCGTGCTCTACGTG containing:
- a CDS encoding ABC transporter permease, whose product is MPLLEGIRIALAAIRAHKLRSALVMLGNMIAVASIIAVVSIVDGMNAYVQEKVFEQASGLLSVQRVDEMKVLTDLDAFLESIYNPPLTLADRDWLRERVVNASNIGASRQVREDVARGAERLRGVPIRGLTADYPFWQQIELAAGRHFTEFETEHSRPVAVIGARVAQDLFPAQDPLGRRLRIGGRPYTVIGVAAEKGRVLGEDRDTFAAIPITKVLKHYGRHGRDLSVTIQAKAIDLDHMPALQEELEAAMRQRHRLRPGERADFEVVGSATLQSLWGRLKSLLLSVLLLIVGISAVVAGIVIMNIMLVSVQERTREIGVRKAIGAREADVLWQFLVEALTLSLIGGLIGILLGYAGAAGIAQASPLPYAVRFWSVVLGLVLAVTVGVAFGLYPARRAARLDPVEALRHE
- a CDS encoding FtsX-like permease family protein translates to MSDRRARLTGLDENLRMAGRNLRANKGRSALVVLGVALGVTTLMAEVSVIQGFKGRLEHEIMSTDITQIYLTRSDPFGETEDWMKRPKLTVDDAEAIAALPSVRLVDPRSGTGTVARHGPEKASLMQVAGTSLNYQEVENDFVETGRFFNSLEYASAANVCVIGQQPARDLFGGRDPIGRTIRVDEDQEFTVVGIFAKRESIFGSLATNYLIVPLSTFRKHFPWADELNIVVTPEGNDRLDRAREEVEGLMRIRHKLGPGKENDFAVSTQNMAVDFTRKVTGPLTLVGVVLASIGLMVGGIGVITIMLVSVQERTREIGLRMAVGATRRDILQLFLVEAAALTGMGGAIGVVCGLLIGWLLHLTMRLPASVPVLYV